The following coding sequences are from one Nicotiana tomentosiformis chromosome 3, ASM39032v3, whole genome shotgun sequence window:
- the LOC104088046 gene encoding protein SHORTAGE IN CHIASMATA 1 isoform X1 translates to MRTRFLCTDYFNSTPISARDFLRLPLSPHLTDPNTSKFEDINFSDGVSTLSIDVEIEKFPIETALSSFFADVLPHNIDVELSEFADPQPFASCSSEVQTSKTTNSEGTIVSYSKGKDNLEMVQLEIRVLDTSWLPLLEDIPYFGKENLSIPSHSDGENKLDMPGLEVWLPDSPEILQSICSVDDISSVALLEKSADLMEDGAFCQGQYHSSTDVFPHLEVDEAGLVIVSDNSVKEKVLSIENSELHCETPGSEGMGSSNELLGSTKFDTFQHLSDGSFAMGCCEVEVPCLNFSAEMDLISIIELEKNSVIHESIENDGLIWVASPIIFDELQFFDSDLFSLREFQSEAKVDIDKDTCDLMLREAENFRNFDELLVSHELIPVDNSFRSLPVPPVPENGNIKSLYLCIKEILAELEPQSPSMSDGLYLDWHFLEEEKCEYREDCFNLLREIDANDIAFCLNFSDNEMLVSDYFFSSDSPQEPNRAESKEMLSLPSNGIPISPIPYSIEVSTKLLNDGKFPTEGVSSQCIARKASSFGDSRSKFNDLDFFLNRKEYSRGKDYKPADSSIDTSAMDQISFLSSSATTLLQPQWNIKVHQILLSTDILLLIDDLKKIFLAIFERQRELIEIQDPSQAVDDDAILRLPKKKLINLIKKRGICRSSLFQDGDKTMSLVTLSAIKQMVWYLCYYDLHTTYLYIEKLSRSLQGLESKLDFIYNIVKDVHQKGENDIHKFHPSLSVIKDILETFKSKDSSKILIVAEPVFWWSLKKLLTSMNIAFFQQQNGQKDDFYKLEDASMQMIHESDCCLVTREHLFASFPFEKFEIILEYGGSQESSKVSSILPKSDRVPPLHFLKVELEDPSVAKALCDGVDMPNINEASVEGGPHSCSTLNEIDVTFEELLNYLPVEKNLKGGSMEALLGNEACSTAAEDAVFSSKSEQNRRSIDGCPETIIIVNTHNFDTEMVISRRSTYQKILAFEKKGVQVIERDLRQPVDIIVSASACLAWYDCKNIAKKATASEEAFSCLPQCVENIAANILTSLSFAFSGCILVFEGESHFIAGIMESSDELYAAAASLGMDIRIFYSYSSEMTDEIILSCIELSLMTSRGLYPKMRETQTLAESFLSAFPSINPLSAHAILSSAGLLVEFLEWTHERRIHAVQKYQVPDESITLLSALSRFGEREDSKSGMTDCSSSVSSAPGSESLHFKSNSVGTKRKTTWNIENLNTPTNELFDFDPPRTFSKARLNHPRASGLCDSRISEDTNFFDEFGNSSLSFDTELCVQRQSLDTNGTEDLFKVTELCDYQMRKDPHMGDELNKLEAPQIDVCLRPRERVYVGMMNKLDRKNNYSGNFKEDITDEVIDIDDTPATRKAFRNAKYKSFSTLELAMERSKTGVPKAAKKLFFGASGLQEFPTTGDIDSSPDACTSVRDLGQGSGQGMGQHLNAGFYHKKSQIKHKKGVTEEGVSEKVKCLSDLTMQDNNTACYGETPLSSARQSTRLQQGSPWTIEFLNKMREKSRSRQQFLPRDLSAPWYGYPGKSSEVTNRKSPSTIEFYKYQGNSCQEAGTGRKRPKKCIQLPASTTEKASDRLIPTWTPDDKRAKRVLSFATNGNGGQTNLIWSDKNSHTLGRRY, encoded by the exons ATGCGAACTCGATTTCTCTGCACAGATTACTTCAATTCCACTCCAATTTCAGCTCGCGATTTCCTCCGCCTCCCTCTTTCGCCTCATCTCACTGACCCGAACACCTCTAAATTTGAAGACATTAATTTTTCTGACGGAGTTTCTACTCTTAGTATCGATGTCGAAATCGAGAAATTTCCGATCGAGACAGCTCTCTCCAGCTTCTTCGCCGATGTCCTTCCGCACAACATTGATGTTGAACTCTCCGAGTTCGCAGATCCTCAGCCTTTCGCTAGTTGCAGTTCCGAGGTGCAAACAAGCAAAACTACGAACTCAGAG GGGACTATTGTTTCCTACAGCAAGGGGAAGGACAATCTTGAAATGGTCCAACTTGAAATTCGGGTGCTGGATACATCCTGGCTTCCATTG CTAGAAGACATCCCTTATTTTGGAAAGGAGAACTTGTCGATTCCCTCTCATTCGGATGGTGAAAATAAGCTG GATATGCCCGGTCTTGAAGTTTGGCTGCCAGATTCCCCTGAGATCCTGCAATCAATTTGTTCAGTGGATGACATCTCTTCTGTGGCTTTACTGGAGAAAAGTGCTGATTTGATGGAAGATGGTGCTTTCTGTCAGGGGCAATATCATTCTAGTACAGATGTCTTTCCTCATCTTGAAGTGGATGAGGCAGGTTTGGTTATTGTCAGTGACAACTCTGTAAAGGAGAAAGTTCTAAGCATTGAAAATAGTGAGCTTCACTGTGAGACGCCAGGAAGTGAAGGAATGGGTAGCAGCAATGAGCTTTTGGGTTCCACAAAGTTTGACACATTCCAACACCTATCAGATGGTAGTTTCGCAATGGGCTGTTGTGAAGTTGAGGTTCCGTGCTTGAATTTCTCTGCGGAGATGGATTTGATAAGTATTATTGAACTTGAGAAAAACTCGGTGATCCATGAAAGCATAGAAAATGATGGTCTAATATGGGTAGCAAGCCCAATCATTTTTGATGAATTGCAGTTCTTTGATTCAGACCTTTTTTCTTTACGTGAATTCCAGTCTGAAGCAAAAGTAGATATTGATAAAGATACATGTGACCTAATGTTGAGAGAAGCCGAGAATTTCAGGAACTTTGATGAATTGCTTGTTTCCCATGAGCTCATCCCTGTGGATAATTCTTTCAGATCATTGCCTGTGCCACCAGTTCCTGAGAATGGAAATATAAAGTCACTGTACTTGTGTATTAAGGAAATCCTAGCTGAGTTGGAGCCGCAGTCTCCCTCCATGTCCGATGGGTTATACTTAGATTGGCATTTTCTGGAAGAAGAGAAATGCGAGTATCGAGAAGACTGTTTCAATTTGCTGAGGGAGATAGATGCTAACGACATTGCCTTTTGCTTGAACTTCAGTGACAATGAGATGCTTGTATCGGACTATTTTTTCTCAAGTGATAGTCCACAAGAACCAAACAGAGCGGAGAGCAAGGAAATGCTGAGTTTACCTTCTAATGGCATTCCTATATCTCCCATCCCTTATAGCATAGAAGTGTCAACTAAGTTGCTGAATGATGGGAAGTTCCCAACTGAAGGAGTATCATCCCAATGTATTGCTAGAAAAGCATCTTCATTTGGTGACTCCAGGTCAAAGTTTAATGATCTTGATTTTTTCTTAAATCGTAAGGAGTATAGTAGAGGCAAAGATTATAAACCAGCTGACAGTTCAATTGATACTAGTGCCATGGACCAGATcagcttcctctcttcttctgcAACCACATTATTGCAACCTCAATGGAATATCAAGGTGCATCAAATATTGTTATCTACTGATATTCTACTTCTAATTGATGATCTTAAGAAGATCTTTCTAGCTATCTTTGAAAGACAGAGAGAGTTGATTGAGATTCAGGATCCATCTCAAGCTGTGGACGATGATGCTATTCTTCGCCTTCCAAAGAAAAAGCTCATCAATTTAATTAAGAAAAGAGGCATATGCAGGTCATCTTTGTTCCAGGATGGTGATAAAACGATGTCATTGGTCACATTGTCTGCAATCAAACAGATGGTTTGGTACCTGTGCTACTATGATCTGCATACAACCTATCTATACATAGAAAAGTTATCCAGGAGCTTGCAGGGATTGGAATCTAAACTTGATTTCATCTACAACATCGTAAAAGATGTGCATCAAAAGGGTGAAAACGATATACATAAGTTCCATCCATCGCTATCCGTTATCAAGGATATACTGGAGACATTTAAGAGCAAGGATAGTTCAAAGATATTAATTGTGGCTGAGCCAGTGTTCTGGTGGTCATTGAAGAAACTATTGACGTCCATGAATATTGCATTTTTTCAACAACAGAATGGACAGAAGGATGATTTTTACAAATTAGAAGATGCCAGCATGCAAATGATTCACGAATCAGATTGCTGTTTAGTAACCCGTGA GCATCTGTTTGCCTCATTTCCATTTGAGAAATTTGAGATTATCTTGGAATATGGAGGTTCACAAGAATCATCTAAAGTATCTTCCATCTTGCCAAAGTCAGATAGAGTTCCTCCCCTTCATTTCCTTAAGGTGGAGCTGGAGGACCCCAGtgttgcaaaagctctttgtgatggTGTTGACATGCCCAACATTAATGAAGCTAGTGTG GAAGGAGGTCCTCACTCTTGCTCTACTCTCAATGAGATTGACGTTACCTTTGAAGAACTGCTAAATTATCTTCCAGTGGAAAAGAACTTGAAGGGTGGGAGCATGGAGGCATTACTGGGAAATGAAGCTTGCTCTACTGCAGCTGAAGATGCAGTATTCAGTTCAAAATCTGAGCAAAATCGCAGAAGCATAGATGGCTGTCCTGAGACTATCATTATAGTTAACACACACAATTTTGACACGGAAATGGTAATTTCAAGGAGAAGTACATACCAAAAGATTCTTGCATTTGAGAAGAAAGGAGTTCAGGTCATAGAGCGTGATTTACGTCAGCCTGTCGATATTATAGTTAGTGCATCCGCTTGCCTTGCTTGGTATGACTGCAAAAACATTGCAAAGAAAGCTACTGCCTCCGAAGAGGCTTTCTCTTGCTTGCCTCAATGTGTCGAGAATATTGCAGCAAATATTTTGACGTCACTCAGTTTTGCTTTCAGTGGCTGCATTCTG GTCTTTGAGGGAGAAAGCCACTTTATAGCAGGAATTATGGAGTCATCTGATGAGCTCTATGCTGCTGCTGCTAGCTTGGGCATGGATATACGGATCTTTTATTCATATTCTTCTGAGATGACTGATGAGATCATATTATCGTGCATTGAACTTTCATTGATGACAAGCAGAGGACTTTATCCTAAGATGCGTGAGACACAAACGCTGGCAGAATCATTCCTTTCTGCATTTCCTTCAATCAATCCTCTCTCAGCACATGCAATATTGTCTTCAGCGGGCTTGCTTGTTGAGTTTCTGGAATGGACACATGAACGCAGAATTCATGCAGTCCAGAAGTATCAGGTTCCTGATGAAAGCATCACATTACTAAGTGCTTTGAGCAGATTTGGGGAGCGGGAGGATTCTAAATCGGGAATGACAGATTGCTCCTCTTCAGTTTCTTCTGCTCCAGGCTCTGAAAGTCTTCATTTTAAAAGCAACTCTGTGGGGACGAAAAGAAAAACCACCTGGAATATTGAAAATCTTAATACGCCTACAAATGAGTTGTTTGATTTTGATCCACCACGAACATTTTCTAAAGCCAGACTGAATCATCCCAGAGCATCTGGCCTGTGCGATTCTCGGATTTCAGAAGATACCAACTTTTTTGATGAATTTGGGAATTCTAGCTTATCATTTGACACAGAATTGTGTGTTCAAAGACAGTCATTAGACACCAATGGGACAGAAGATCTTTTTAAGGTAACTGAGCTCTGCGATTATCAGATGAGAAAAGATCCACATATGGGAGATGAGTTAAATAAACTTGAGGCTCCACAAATTGATGTGTGTTTGCGTCCAAGAGAGAGAGTTTACGTGGGTATGATGaacaaattggacagaaaaaataACTATTCAGGAAATTTTAAAGAGGATATCACAGATGAGgttattgatattgatgatactCCTGCAACTAGAAAAGCTTTTCGTAATGCAAAATACAAGTCCTTTTCTACCCTGGAGCTTGCAATGGAAAGGTCCAAAACAGGGGTTCCTAAAGCTGCTAAAAAACTCTTTTTTGGAGCAAGTGGTCTCCAAGAATTCCCAACCACTGGGGATATTGACTCTAGCCCAGATGCCTGCACTTCTGTGAGAGACCTTGGGCAAGGATCAGGGCAAGGAATGGGACAGCATTTAAATGCAGGTTTCTATCATAAGAAGAGTCAAATTAAGCACAAGAAAGGTGTCACAGAAGAGGGTGTATCTGAGAAAGTAAAATGTTTAAGTGACCTGACAATGCAAGACAATAATACAGCTTGTTATGGCGAGACACCACTCTCAAGCGCACGTCAATCCACTCGATTGCAGCAAGGTTCACCCTGGACAATTGAATTTCTGAACAAAATGAGGGAAAAGAGTCGGTCACGTCAGCAGTTTCTCCCACGTGACCTATCAGCCCCTTGGTATGGATACCCCGGCAAATCATCAGAAGTCACAAATAGAAAGAGTCCATCTACTATTGAATTTTACAAGTATCAAGGAAACAGTTGCCAAGAGGCAGGGACCGGGAGAAAGAGGCCTAAGAAATGCATCCAGCTACCAGCATCCACTACTGAGAAGGCTTCAGATCGTCTTATTCCAACGTGGACACCCGATGATAAGAGGGCAAAACGG GTGCTATCATTTGCAACAAATGGAAATGGAGGGCAAACTAACCTGATATGGAGTGATAAGAACTCTCATACATTGGGTAGACGATATTAA
- the LOC104088046 gene encoding protein SHORTAGE IN CHIASMATA 1 isoform X2, giving the protein MRTRFLCTDYFNSTPISARDFLRLPLSPHLTDPNTSKFEDINFSDGVSTLSIDVEIEKFPIETALSSFFADVLPHNIDVELSEFADPQPFASCSSEVQTSKTTNSEGTIVSYSKGKDNLEMVQLEIRVLDTSWLPLLEDIPYFGKENLSIPSHSDGENKLDMPGLEVWLPDSPEILQSICSVDDISSVALLEKSADLMEDGAFCQGQYHSSTDVFPHLEVDEAGLVIVSDNSVKEKVLSIENSELHCETPGSEGMGSSNELLGSTKFDTFQHLSDGSFAMGCCEVEVPCLNFSAEMDLISIIELEKNSVIHESIENDGLIWVASPIIFDELQFFDSDLFSLREFQSEAKVDIDKDTCDLMLREAENFRNFDELLVSHELIPVDNSFRSLPVPPVPENGNIKSLYLCIKEILAELEPQSPSMSDGLYLDWHFLEEEKCEYREDCFNLLREIDANDIAFCLNFSDNEMLVSDYFFSSDSPQEPNRAESKEMLSLPSNGIPISPIPYSIEVSTKLLNDGKFPTEGVSSQCIARKASSFGDSRSKFNDLDFFLNRKEYSRGKDYKPADSSIDTSAMDQISFLSSSATTLLQPQWNIKVHQILLSTDILLLIDDLKKIFLAIFERQRELIEIQDPSQAVDDDAILRLPKKKLINLIKKRGICRSSLFQDGDKTMSLVTLSAIKQMVWYLCYYDLHTTYLYIEKLSRSLQGLESKLDFIYNIVKDVHQKGENDIHKFHPSLSVIKDILETFKSKDSSKILIVAEPVFWWSLKKLLTSMNIAFFQQQNGQKDDFYKLEDASMQMIHESDCCLVTREHLFASFPFEKFEIILEYGGSQESSKVSSILPKSDRVPPLHFLKVELEDPSVAKALCDGVDMPNINEASVARGPHSCSTLNEIDVTFEELLNYLPVEKNLKGGSMEALLGNEACSTAAEDAVFSSKSEQNRRSIDGCPETIIIVNTHNFDTEMVISRRSTYQKILAFEKKGVQVIERDLRQPVDIIVSASACLAWYDCKNIAKKATASEEAFSCLPQCVENIAANILTSLSFAFSGCILVFEGESHFIAGIMESSDELYAAAASLGMDIRIFYSYSSEMTDEIILSCIELSLMTSRGLYPKMRETQTLAESFLSAFPSINPLSAHAILSSAGLLVEFLEWTHERRIHAVQKYQVPDESITLLSALSRFGEREDSKSGMTDCSSSVSSAPGSESLHFKSNSVGTKRKTTWNIENLNTPTNELFDFDPPRTFSKARLNHPRASGLCDSRISEDTNFFDEFGNSSLSFDTELCVQRQSLDTNGTEDLFKVTELCDYQMRKDPHMGDELNKLEAPQIDVCLRPRERVYVGMMNKLDRKNNYSGNFKEDITDEVIDIDDTPATRKAFRNAKYKSFSTLELAMERSKTGVPKAAKKLFFGASGLQEFPTTGDIDSSPDACTSVRDLGQGSGQGMGQHLNAGFYHKKSQIKHKKGVTEEGVSEKVKCLSDLTMQDNNTACYGETPLSSARQSTRLQQGSPWTIEFLNKMREKSRSRQQFLPRDLSAPWYGYPGKSSEVTNRKSPSTIEFYKYQGNSCQEAGTGRKRPKKCIQLPASTTEKASDRLIPTWTPDDKRAKRVLSFATNGNGGQTNLIWSDKNSHTLGRRY; this is encoded by the exons ATGCGAACTCGATTTCTCTGCACAGATTACTTCAATTCCACTCCAATTTCAGCTCGCGATTTCCTCCGCCTCCCTCTTTCGCCTCATCTCACTGACCCGAACACCTCTAAATTTGAAGACATTAATTTTTCTGACGGAGTTTCTACTCTTAGTATCGATGTCGAAATCGAGAAATTTCCGATCGAGACAGCTCTCTCCAGCTTCTTCGCCGATGTCCTTCCGCACAACATTGATGTTGAACTCTCCGAGTTCGCAGATCCTCAGCCTTTCGCTAGTTGCAGTTCCGAGGTGCAAACAAGCAAAACTACGAACTCAGAG GGGACTATTGTTTCCTACAGCAAGGGGAAGGACAATCTTGAAATGGTCCAACTTGAAATTCGGGTGCTGGATACATCCTGGCTTCCATTG CTAGAAGACATCCCTTATTTTGGAAAGGAGAACTTGTCGATTCCCTCTCATTCGGATGGTGAAAATAAGCTG GATATGCCCGGTCTTGAAGTTTGGCTGCCAGATTCCCCTGAGATCCTGCAATCAATTTGTTCAGTGGATGACATCTCTTCTGTGGCTTTACTGGAGAAAAGTGCTGATTTGATGGAAGATGGTGCTTTCTGTCAGGGGCAATATCATTCTAGTACAGATGTCTTTCCTCATCTTGAAGTGGATGAGGCAGGTTTGGTTATTGTCAGTGACAACTCTGTAAAGGAGAAAGTTCTAAGCATTGAAAATAGTGAGCTTCACTGTGAGACGCCAGGAAGTGAAGGAATGGGTAGCAGCAATGAGCTTTTGGGTTCCACAAAGTTTGACACATTCCAACACCTATCAGATGGTAGTTTCGCAATGGGCTGTTGTGAAGTTGAGGTTCCGTGCTTGAATTTCTCTGCGGAGATGGATTTGATAAGTATTATTGAACTTGAGAAAAACTCGGTGATCCATGAAAGCATAGAAAATGATGGTCTAATATGGGTAGCAAGCCCAATCATTTTTGATGAATTGCAGTTCTTTGATTCAGACCTTTTTTCTTTACGTGAATTCCAGTCTGAAGCAAAAGTAGATATTGATAAAGATACATGTGACCTAATGTTGAGAGAAGCCGAGAATTTCAGGAACTTTGATGAATTGCTTGTTTCCCATGAGCTCATCCCTGTGGATAATTCTTTCAGATCATTGCCTGTGCCACCAGTTCCTGAGAATGGAAATATAAAGTCACTGTACTTGTGTATTAAGGAAATCCTAGCTGAGTTGGAGCCGCAGTCTCCCTCCATGTCCGATGGGTTATACTTAGATTGGCATTTTCTGGAAGAAGAGAAATGCGAGTATCGAGAAGACTGTTTCAATTTGCTGAGGGAGATAGATGCTAACGACATTGCCTTTTGCTTGAACTTCAGTGACAATGAGATGCTTGTATCGGACTATTTTTTCTCAAGTGATAGTCCACAAGAACCAAACAGAGCGGAGAGCAAGGAAATGCTGAGTTTACCTTCTAATGGCATTCCTATATCTCCCATCCCTTATAGCATAGAAGTGTCAACTAAGTTGCTGAATGATGGGAAGTTCCCAACTGAAGGAGTATCATCCCAATGTATTGCTAGAAAAGCATCTTCATTTGGTGACTCCAGGTCAAAGTTTAATGATCTTGATTTTTTCTTAAATCGTAAGGAGTATAGTAGAGGCAAAGATTATAAACCAGCTGACAGTTCAATTGATACTAGTGCCATGGACCAGATcagcttcctctcttcttctgcAACCACATTATTGCAACCTCAATGGAATATCAAGGTGCATCAAATATTGTTATCTACTGATATTCTACTTCTAATTGATGATCTTAAGAAGATCTTTCTAGCTATCTTTGAAAGACAGAGAGAGTTGATTGAGATTCAGGATCCATCTCAAGCTGTGGACGATGATGCTATTCTTCGCCTTCCAAAGAAAAAGCTCATCAATTTAATTAAGAAAAGAGGCATATGCAGGTCATCTTTGTTCCAGGATGGTGATAAAACGATGTCATTGGTCACATTGTCTGCAATCAAACAGATGGTTTGGTACCTGTGCTACTATGATCTGCATACAACCTATCTATACATAGAAAAGTTATCCAGGAGCTTGCAGGGATTGGAATCTAAACTTGATTTCATCTACAACATCGTAAAAGATGTGCATCAAAAGGGTGAAAACGATATACATAAGTTCCATCCATCGCTATCCGTTATCAAGGATATACTGGAGACATTTAAGAGCAAGGATAGTTCAAAGATATTAATTGTGGCTGAGCCAGTGTTCTGGTGGTCATTGAAGAAACTATTGACGTCCATGAATATTGCATTTTTTCAACAACAGAATGGACAGAAGGATGATTTTTACAAATTAGAAGATGCCAGCATGCAAATGATTCACGAATCAGATTGCTGTTTAGTAACCCGTGA GCATCTGTTTGCCTCATTTCCATTTGAGAAATTTGAGATTATCTTGGAATATGGAGGTTCACAAGAATCATCTAAAGTATCTTCCATCTTGCCAAAGTCAGATAGAGTTCCTCCCCTTCATTTCCTTAAGGTGGAGCTGGAGGACCCCAGtgttgcaaaagctctttgtgatggTGTTGACATGCCCAACATTAATGAAGCTAGTGTGGCAA GAGGTCCTCACTCTTGCTCTACTCTCAATGAGATTGACGTTACCTTTGAAGAACTGCTAAATTATCTTCCAGTGGAAAAGAACTTGAAGGGTGGGAGCATGGAGGCATTACTGGGAAATGAAGCTTGCTCTACTGCAGCTGAAGATGCAGTATTCAGTTCAAAATCTGAGCAAAATCGCAGAAGCATAGATGGCTGTCCTGAGACTATCATTATAGTTAACACACACAATTTTGACACGGAAATGGTAATTTCAAGGAGAAGTACATACCAAAAGATTCTTGCATTTGAGAAGAAAGGAGTTCAGGTCATAGAGCGTGATTTACGTCAGCCTGTCGATATTATAGTTAGTGCATCCGCTTGCCTTGCTTGGTATGACTGCAAAAACATTGCAAAGAAAGCTACTGCCTCCGAAGAGGCTTTCTCTTGCTTGCCTCAATGTGTCGAGAATATTGCAGCAAATATTTTGACGTCACTCAGTTTTGCTTTCAGTGGCTGCATTCTG GTCTTTGAGGGAGAAAGCCACTTTATAGCAGGAATTATGGAGTCATCTGATGAGCTCTATGCTGCTGCTGCTAGCTTGGGCATGGATATACGGATCTTTTATTCATATTCTTCTGAGATGACTGATGAGATCATATTATCGTGCATTGAACTTTCATTGATGACAAGCAGAGGACTTTATCCTAAGATGCGTGAGACACAAACGCTGGCAGAATCATTCCTTTCTGCATTTCCTTCAATCAATCCTCTCTCAGCACATGCAATATTGTCTTCAGCGGGCTTGCTTGTTGAGTTTCTGGAATGGACACATGAACGCAGAATTCATGCAGTCCAGAAGTATCAGGTTCCTGATGAAAGCATCACATTACTAAGTGCTTTGAGCAGATTTGGGGAGCGGGAGGATTCTAAATCGGGAATGACAGATTGCTCCTCTTCAGTTTCTTCTGCTCCAGGCTCTGAAAGTCTTCATTTTAAAAGCAACTCTGTGGGGACGAAAAGAAAAACCACCTGGAATATTGAAAATCTTAATACGCCTACAAATGAGTTGTTTGATTTTGATCCACCACGAACATTTTCTAAAGCCAGACTGAATCATCCCAGAGCATCTGGCCTGTGCGATTCTCGGATTTCAGAAGATACCAACTTTTTTGATGAATTTGGGAATTCTAGCTTATCATTTGACACAGAATTGTGTGTTCAAAGACAGTCATTAGACACCAATGGGACAGAAGATCTTTTTAAGGTAACTGAGCTCTGCGATTATCAGATGAGAAAAGATCCACATATGGGAGATGAGTTAAATAAACTTGAGGCTCCACAAATTGATGTGTGTTTGCGTCCAAGAGAGAGAGTTTACGTGGGTATGATGaacaaattggacagaaaaaataACTATTCAGGAAATTTTAAAGAGGATATCACAGATGAGgttattgatattgatgatactCCTGCAACTAGAAAAGCTTTTCGTAATGCAAAATACAAGTCCTTTTCTACCCTGGAGCTTGCAATGGAAAGGTCCAAAACAGGGGTTCCTAAAGCTGCTAAAAAACTCTTTTTTGGAGCAAGTGGTCTCCAAGAATTCCCAACCACTGGGGATATTGACTCTAGCCCAGATGCCTGCACTTCTGTGAGAGACCTTGGGCAAGGATCAGGGCAAGGAATGGGACAGCATTTAAATGCAGGTTTCTATCATAAGAAGAGTCAAATTAAGCACAAGAAAGGTGTCACAGAAGAGGGTGTATCTGAGAAAGTAAAATGTTTAAGTGACCTGACAATGCAAGACAATAATACAGCTTGTTATGGCGAGACACCACTCTCAAGCGCACGTCAATCCACTCGATTGCAGCAAGGTTCACCCTGGACAATTGAATTTCTGAACAAAATGAGGGAAAAGAGTCGGTCACGTCAGCAGTTTCTCCCACGTGACCTATCAGCCCCTTGGTATGGATACCCCGGCAAATCATCAGAAGTCACAAATAGAAAGAGTCCATCTACTATTGAATTTTACAAGTATCAAGGAAACAGTTGCCAAGAGGCAGGGACCGGGAGAAAGAGGCCTAAGAAATGCATCCAGCTACCAGCATCCACTACTGAGAAGGCTTCAGATCGTCTTATTCCAACGTGGACACCCGATGATAAGAGGGCAAAACGG GTGCTATCATTTGCAACAAATGGAAATGGAGGGCAAACTAACCTGATATGGAGTGATAAGAACTCTCATACATTGGGTAGACGATATTAA